The following are encoded in a window of Phycisphaerae bacterium genomic DNA:
- a CDS encoding type II/IV secretion system protein: protein MSLGEVLVAKELVSQAQLAEAQAVCEGSGNRLDRVLLKLGFVGEADLLRVLSDQFSIPVVDLLSEPIDTELLKSMPARLIHRRRILPFAARNGNLIVATSDPFDVFALDELRAMTGKHVEPVLAAEREIAALIKRYFGVGGAAIDQMMLESGEEVHDVEVSDAALLEQAQEATVVKLVNEILREAINDRASDIHFEPFEEDLRIRYRVDGVLHTTNVPEQIKRFQAAIISRIKIMASMNIAEKRRPQDGGFKIRHEGREIDIRVSVLPSVFGEGVVLRILDRSAAVISLTELGMDEDTYTAFDELINLPHGIILVTGPTGSGKTTTLYAALNAIVSDQIKVITVEDPVEYRLMGVNQIQVHPGIDLTFAAALRSILRHDPDVIMIGEIRDLETAEAAIQASLTGHLVFSTLHTNDACSAATRLTDMGVEPYLVSSSVVGVMAQRLVRTNCEFCREPMTIDRDKLPKDFALEAGAVLYHGRGCRECRHTGLRGRVGLFELVPFGGEIREAITDGASADKLLKIACRQGARMLREDGWNKVRAGLTVPDEVLRATVFQGK from the coding sequence ATGAGTTTAGGCGAAGTATTAGTCGCGAAGGAGCTGGTCAGCCAGGCCCAGTTAGCCGAGGCTCAGGCGGTGTGCGAGGGGTCGGGGAACCGGCTTGACCGCGTGCTGCTGAAGCTTGGGTTCGTGGGGGAGGCGGACTTGCTGCGGGTTCTTTCGGATCAGTTTTCGATTCCGGTGGTGGACTTGCTGAGCGAGCCGATCGACACGGAGCTGCTCAAGTCGATGCCGGCCCGGCTGATCCATCGGCGGCGGATTTTGCCGTTTGCGGCGCGGAACGGGAACCTGATCGTGGCGACGAGCGACCCGTTCGACGTTTTCGCGTTGGATGAGCTGCGGGCGATGACGGGCAAGCACGTGGAGCCGGTGCTGGCGGCGGAGCGTGAGATCGCGGCGCTGATCAAGCGGTACTTCGGGGTGGGCGGGGCGGCGATCGACCAGATGATGCTGGAGAGCGGGGAGGAGGTCCACGACGTCGAGGTCTCGGACGCGGCGTTGCTGGAGCAGGCGCAGGAAGCGACGGTGGTCAAGCTGGTCAACGAGATTTTGCGGGAGGCGATCAACGACCGGGCGAGCGACATCCACTTCGAGCCATTCGAGGAGGATTTGCGGATTCGGTACCGGGTGGACGGGGTGTTGCACACGACGAACGTTCCGGAGCAGATCAAACGGTTCCAGGCGGCGATCATTTCGCGCATCAAGATCATGGCGTCGATGAACATCGCGGAGAAGCGGCGGCCTCAGGACGGCGGGTTCAAGATTCGCCACGAGGGCCGCGAGATCGACATCCGGGTGAGCGTGCTGCCGTCGGTGTTCGGCGAGGGCGTGGTGCTTCGTATTCTGGACCGCAGCGCGGCGGTGATCAGCCTGACGGAACTGGGGATGGACGAGGACACGTACACGGCGTTCGACGAGCTGATCAATCTGCCGCACGGGATCATTCTGGTGACGGGTCCGACGGGTTCGGGCAAGACGACGACGCTGTACGCGGCGCTGAACGCGATCGTTTCGGACCAGATCAAGGTGATCACGGTGGAAGACCCGGTGGAGTACCGGCTGATGGGAGTCAATCAGATTCAGGTGCATCCTGGGATCGATTTGACGTTCGCGGCGGCGTTGCGGAGCATTCTGCGTCACGACCCGGACGTGATCATGATCGGCGAGATTCGCGATTTGGAGACGGCGGAGGCGGCGATTCAGGCGTCGCTGACGGGTCACCTGGTGTTTTCGACGCTGCACACGAACGACGCGTGCAGCGCGGCGACGCGGTTGACGGACATGGGGGTGGAGCCTTATCTGGTGTCGTCGTCGGTGGTGGGGGTGATGGCGCAGCGGCTGGTGCGGACGAACTGCGAATTCTGCCGGGAGCCGATGACGATTGATCGGGACAAGCTTCCGAAGGATTTCGCGTTGGAGGCGGGGGCGGTGCTGTATCACGGCCGCGGGTGCCGGGAGTGCCGGCATACGGGGTTGCGCGGCCGGGTGGGGCTGTTTGAGCTGGTGCCGTTCGGCGGGGAGATTCGGGAGGCGATCACGGACGGTGCGAGCGCGGACAAGCTGTTGAAGATCGCGTGCCGGCAGGGCGCGCGGATGTTGCGCGAGGACGGCTGGAACAAGGTCCGGGCCGGGTTGACGGTGCCGGACGAGGTGTTGCGGGCGACGGTATTTCAAGGGAAGTAG
- a CDS encoding type II secretion system F family protein: MATFKYKARDLRGVEQQGSLVADSQAAAVRVLDERGLFPIRVWEDKVETSSLQIGRRVKLSELAGFYNQLGDLLAAGVPMLRALDVLARQQRAGVMAVVTGELREDVAGGASIADAMEKHTLVFPELHVGMVRAGEQGGFLNSVLHRLASFVEQRDELRNKVIGAMIYPLFLLAVGLTVVLVAVTYFMPKLEPMFAGMELPALTKGVMGFGNFLREYYLLIIPGIALSAMLVLPYLRSPAGRKAWHRVQFRLPVVGNVFRMVGVCRFCRVLGTLLGNGVSMMPALTISRESAGNVVLAESIADAAEAVRSGKSLSQTLRAGNLFPLDIIEPMAVAEQTNRLDVVLVEMADRHEQRVARKVDVAVRMLEPALLLVVFSMVMVIAMALLLPIMRMRSIMSM, translated from the coding sequence ATGGCGACGTTCAAGTACAAAGCGCGAGACCTTCGCGGCGTCGAGCAGCAGGGCAGCCTGGTGGCGGATTCGCAGGCGGCGGCGGTGCGGGTGCTGGACGAGCGTGGTCTGTTTCCGATTCGGGTTTGGGAGGACAAGGTCGAGACGTCGTCGCTGCAGATCGGCCGGCGGGTGAAGCTGTCGGAGCTGGCGGGTTTTTACAACCAGTTGGGGGATTTGCTGGCGGCGGGGGTTCCGATGCTGCGGGCGCTGGACGTTCTGGCGCGTCAGCAGCGGGCGGGCGTGATGGCGGTGGTGACGGGCGAGCTGCGGGAGGACGTGGCGGGCGGGGCGAGCATCGCGGACGCGATGGAGAAGCACACGCTGGTGTTTCCGGAGCTGCACGTGGGGATGGTGCGGGCGGGCGAGCAGGGCGGTTTTCTGAATTCGGTGCTGCACCGTCTGGCGTCGTTCGTGGAGCAGCGGGACGAGCTGCGGAACAAGGTGATCGGGGCGATGATCTATCCGCTGTTTCTGCTGGCGGTGGGATTGACGGTGGTGCTGGTGGCGGTGACGTACTTCATGCCGAAGCTGGAGCCGATGTTCGCGGGGATGGAGCTGCCGGCGTTGACCAAGGGGGTGATGGGGTTCGGCAACTTCTTGCGGGAGTATTACCTGCTGATTATTCCGGGGATCGCGCTGTCGGCGATGCTGGTGCTGCCGTATCTGCGGTCGCCGGCGGGCCGGAAGGCGTGGCACCGGGTCCAGTTCCGACTGCCGGTGGTGGGGAACGTGTTCCGGATGGTGGGGGTGTGCCGGTTCTGCCGGGTGCTGGGGACGCTGCTGGGCAACGGGGTGTCGATGATGCCGGCGTTGACGATTTCGCGGGAGTCGGCGGGCAACGTGGTGCTGGCGGAGTCGATCGCGGACGCGGCGGAGGCGGTTCGTTCGGGCAAGAGTCTGTCGCAGACGCTGCGGGCGGGCAATCTGTTTCCGCTGGACATTATCGAGCCGATGGCGGTGGCGGAGCAGACGAACCGGTTGGACGTGGTGCTGGTGGAGATGGCGGACCGTCACGAGCAGCGGGTGGCGCGGAAGGTGGACGTGGCGGTGCGGATGCTGGAGCCGGCGTTGCTGCTGGTGGTGTTCTCGATGGTCATGGTGATCGCCATGGCGCTTCTGCTTCCGATCATGCGGATGCGAAGCATCATGAGCATGTAG
- the gspG gene encoding type II secretion system major pseudopilin GspG, which produces MSRKSRTYRVKAFTLLEILLVIGIIVALGAVILPNLLGQGESAKIGTTKIQMNSVEEALEYYKLKVGSYPTTDEGLGALTDKDDVQDEEMAKKWDGPYLRKSTDLRDPWGRKLNYESPGRHNERSFDLWSNGPDGREGNDDDVTNWEDDD; this is translated from the coding sequence ATGTCGAGGAAGTCGAGGACGTACCGGGTGAAGGCGTTCACGCTGTTGGAGATTCTGCTGGTGATCGGGATCATCGTGGCGCTGGGCGCGGTGATTTTGCCGAACCTGCTGGGCCAGGGCGAGAGCGCCAAGATCGGTACGACGAAGATTCAGATGAACAGCGTGGAGGAGGCGCTGGAGTATTACAAGCTGAAGGTTGGTTCGTATCCGACGACGGACGAGGGGCTTGGCGCGTTGACGGACAAGGACGACGTACAGGACGAGGAGATGGCCAAGAAGTGGGACGGGCCGTACCTCAGGAAGAGCACGGACCTGCGGGACCCGTGGGGCCGGAAGCTGAACTATGAGAGTCCGGGCCGCCACAACGAGCGGAGCTTCGACCTTTGGAGCAACGGTCCGGACGGCCGGGAAGGCAACGATGACGACGTCACGAACTGGGAAGACGACGACTAG
- a CDS encoding general secretion pathway protein GspK, producing the protein MRTSGRTFRGLRRRRRSSWRRGVILPIVLVIFILLAMLAISFGFLARAEYSGMAAQARLQQARFCAMGGLEGAALLLRQHFNEPALWYNNPALFQDREVYGEGSEEDRRAWRFSLVGYNLDSDQATRYGITDEAGKLNLNVASPDQLYRLIAPRCAPGMAESLVASLLDWRESGSEARPGGAKDTYYMMLTPPYRCKQGPLDTVEELLLVKGFTADIVYGEDMNRNGMLDANEDDGDGSLPLDNGDGVLDRGLYPYVTVYSREPEVTDGNPYMPRVNMTIWPEGVADKLRPELAAFLVQARDGKADFGKTPANLVGMQVGKGGSTFVSPATEEDLPAVMDLLTTGYHVHDDGFVYGRINVNTASRTVLGTIGKLTPEEIDAILSVRNRLTDEARKTTAWLVTEKVLTLDKYKEVAYLFTARSYQFTVESIGYGDYDGLQCRLQTVMELRLPRVQYVYFRDLTEFGASYRLGEFEQDDVIVTQESGRD; encoded by the coding sequence ATGAGGACGAGCGGTCGGACATTCCGGGGCCTTCGCCGCCGTCGTCGGTCATCGTGGCGGCGCGGGGTCATTTTGCCGATCGTGCTGGTGATTTTCATTCTGCTGGCTATGCTGGCGATCAGCTTCGGGTTTCTGGCCCGGGCGGAGTATTCGGGGATGGCGGCGCAGGCGCGGCTTCAGCAGGCGCGGTTCTGCGCGATGGGCGGTCTGGAGGGTGCGGCGCTGCTGCTTCGGCAGCACTTCAACGAGCCGGCGTTGTGGTACAACAATCCGGCGTTGTTCCAGGACCGGGAGGTGTACGGCGAGGGATCGGAGGAGGATCGGCGGGCGTGGCGGTTCAGCCTGGTCGGGTACAACCTCGACAGCGACCAGGCGACTCGGTACGGGATCACGGATGAGGCGGGCAAGTTGAACCTGAACGTGGCGAGTCCGGATCAGCTTTACCGGCTGATCGCGCCGCGGTGCGCGCCGGGGATGGCGGAGTCGCTGGTGGCGTCGCTGCTGGACTGGCGGGAGTCGGGGAGCGAGGCCCGGCCGGGCGGGGCGAAGGACACGTATTACATGATGCTCACGCCGCCGTACCGCTGCAAGCAGGGGCCGCTGGACACGGTTGAGGAACTGCTGCTGGTCAAGGGGTTCACGGCGGATATCGTGTACGGCGAGGACATGAATCGCAACGGGATGCTGGACGCGAACGAGGACGACGGCGACGGGTCGCTGCCGCTGGACAACGGCGACGGCGTGCTGGACCGGGGGTTGTACCCTTACGTGACGGTGTACAGCCGCGAGCCGGAGGTGACGGACGGCAATCCGTACATGCCGCGGGTGAACATGACGATCTGGCCGGAGGGCGTCGCGGACAAGCTGCGGCCGGAGCTGGCGGCGTTTCTGGTTCAGGCGCGGGACGGCAAGGCGGATTTCGGGAAGACGCCGGCCAACCTGGTCGGCATGCAGGTCGGCAAGGGCGGCAGCACGTTCGTTTCACCGGCGACGGAGGAGGATTTACCGGCGGTGATGGACCTGCTGACGACGGGGTATCACGTGCACGACGACGGGTTCGTGTACGGGCGGATCAACGTGAACACGGCGTCGCGGACGGTGCTTGGGACGATCGGGAAACTGACGCCGGAGGAGATCGATGCGATCCTCAGCGTCCGGAACCGGCTGACCGACGAGGCGAGGAAGACGACGGCGTGGCTGGTTACGGAAAAGGTGCTGACGCTGGACAAATACAAAGAGGTGGCCTATTTATTCACTGCGCGGTCTTACCAGTTTACGGTAGAGTCGATCGGGTACGGCGACTATGATGGCCTTCAGTGCCGTCTTCAGACGGTGATGGAACTGCGTCTGCCGCGGGTCCAGTACGTGTATTTTCGCGATCTGACGGAGTTTGGGGCCAGTTACCGGCTTGGAGAATTCGAACAGGATGATGTTATCGTTACACAGGAAAGCGGTCGCGATTGA
- a CDS encoding pilus assembly protein PilM, with product MMLSLHRKAVAIDYDSKDVRLLEFSRERGGTVSVHRRCAGRLPEGVSVDDPEGFGKHLSELMAREGIATRTVDFAIARDEGMMHHLSVPATPDDELANLVRFQLSQELPFAIEESSVDYVVTARAEGGLASRLIAGAVKLEHLDRLRHVARAAGLSIRRIGFRPYTSYLACRQAGLLAEGATLFVYLAHETIEIDVFDREEGLLFSRSAGLTEGVEEQSAVERGILQLHRTLPAYHAEGRAKPLGQVVVAGETGSEGEFLEKVQEQLKLTGRLFALPGESGGVEYSACYGLAVGQYESRASQFDFLNPKRAVDPVAQRNRRYQLVAALLIVLLIVGFVTMRRVRSDRQAELARLIAIDEELQDELKEHKRFERQVRQMAEWSEGKVNWLDQLSELTERMPDPQQAYVEVVRLSEARKGEGAARISIQGQAKSAQVVNQMYQTLLQSGEYLEVDRRAESTARTSREYPESFNFEIVAASSEAGAATKPADDAAETAE from the coding sequence ATGATGTTATCGTTACACAGGAAAGCGGTCGCGATTGACTACGACTCGAAGGACGTCCGCCTGCTGGAGTTTTCGCGGGAGCGGGGCGGGACGGTGAGCGTTCACCGGCGGTGCGCCGGGCGGTTGCCGGAGGGCGTGTCGGTGGACGATCCGGAGGGGTTCGGCAAGCACCTGTCGGAGCTGATGGCGCGGGAGGGCATCGCGACGCGGACGGTGGATTTCGCCATCGCCCGCGACGAGGGAATGATGCACCACCTGTCGGTGCCGGCGACCCCGGACGATGAGCTGGCGAATCTGGTGCGGTTCCAGCTTTCGCAGGAGTTGCCGTTCGCGATCGAGGAGTCGTCGGTCGATTACGTGGTCACGGCGCGTGCCGAGGGCGGTCTGGCGTCGCGGTTAATCGCGGGCGCGGTGAAGCTGGAGCATCTGGACCGTCTCCGGCACGTGGCGCGGGCGGCTGGGCTGTCGATCCGGCGGATCGGTTTTCGCCCGTACACGTCGTATCTGGCGTGCCGTCAGGCTGGGTTGCTTGCCGAAGGTGCGACCTTGTTCGTGTACCTGGCCCACGAGACGATCGAGATCGACGTGTTCGACCGCGAGGAAGGGCTGCTGTTTTCGCGGAGCGCCGGGCTGACGGAAGGCGTCGAGGAGCAGTCGGCGGTCGAGCGTGGGATTCTGCAGCTTCATCGGACGTTGCCGGCGTACCATGCGGAGGGCCGCGCCAAGCCGCTGGGTCAGGTGGTGGTGGCGGGTGAGACGGGCTCGGAGGGGGAGTTTCTCGAGAAGGTCCAGGAGCAGCTCAAGCTGACGGGCCGGCTGTTCGCGTTGCCGGGCGAGTCGGGCGGCGTGGAGTATTCGGCGTGCTACGGACTGGCGGTCGGTCAGTACGAGTCGCGGGCGTCGCAGTTCGACTTTTTGAATCCCAAGCGGGCGGTCGATCCGGTGGCCCAGCGGAACCGGCGGTACCAGCTCGTGGCGGCGCTGCTGATCGTACTGCTGATCGTGGGTTTTGTAACGATGCGGCGGGTTCGGTCGGATCGGCAGGCGGAGCTGGCGCGGCTGATCGCGATCGACGAGGAGTTGCAGGACGAGCTCAAGGAGCACAAGCGGTTCGAGCGTCAGGTTCGCCAGATGGCGGAGTGGAGCGAGGGGAAGGTGAACTGGCTCGATCAACTGTCGGAGTTGACCGAGCGGATGCCGGACCCGCAGCAGGCGTACGTGGAGGTGGTTCGTCTTTCCGAGGCCCGCAAGGGCGAGGGGGCGGCCAGGATCAGCATCCAGGGACAGGCCAAGTCGGCGCAGGTGGTGAACCAGATGTACCAGACGCTGCTCCAGAGCGGCGAGTATCTTGAGGTGGATCGCCGCGCGGAGTCCACCGCCCGCACCTCGCGAGAGTATCCGGAGAGTTTCAACTTCGAGATCGTGGCGGCTTCGAGCGAGGCGGGCGCGGCGACCAAGCCGGCGGACGACGCGGCGGAGACGGCGGAGTGA